The following proteins are encoded in a genomic region of Dyadobacter sp. UC 10:
- a CDS encoding SusC/RagA family TonB-linked outer membrane protein, with product MTNNSFTRVCLWGMAVLFQMATLLMPVTGSLAQLVSKKKDLYEKTRVKSPHAAMITMQMQQVTVSEALQEISRLTKSGLLVNPQSLPEKRISVSLKNASLEKALSEVLRGSDLEARVNGEGDIIVKKRIANAPAAKITADRQIRGTVTDSVANEVLPGVNILIAGTGIGTTTDSKGVFSLDIPESGPVKLVFSFVGFISKEVTVQESQVSLSMLLSPANESLSEVVVVGYGTQKKVNLTGAVDQISSKNLSALQVNTIGEALQGQIPGVFVDIADGKPGRFASFNIRGNTSINGGSPLIVIDGVPQTGNDLNNISPYDIEDISILKDAASTAIYGARASFGVILVTTKRGKKGKLNVQYNNYFGVSRATRVPEVYDNPVDYISINENEFNGNIGQTYFTDAQVEYPYQVAQDPSLPHAQVQMIGGRSNLLLGGEVHNYYKEWLRKYTPKQNHRLSLSGGDEKFQYYLSGDFNTEEGAIKFKPEKIKRYTLRSNLTYKLNDHISLFNNTTFIKRTEEHPNQYLYGFTSNVYRFIENSHPMMPEYVDIDGKQVPTDIGFYKEFLRDKSGIEEGVHDVKTTLGADVSLLKNTLKFHLDGTYQFGNTNILRWWDNKGPYLSNSFNNRNIVLDAYADAGPPKVYRSMWRTITGNVNAYGSYSKVTGKHDATLLVGYNQESYDYLYSYAEHQNPLDVEQKSLNLATGAFSASDEDSRNASRSMFSRLMYNYDGKYLFEMNGSYFLSSKFAKENRGHVFLAGSAAWRISEEKFFDPIKNAVNNLKVRVSYGSIGNSNIGSYDYIPIMEVVQSPYTLEGTRVNYTRNPLPKSANFTWETVETANFGLDFGFLRNRLNGTLDIYQRNTRNMLANYRSLPSVFGATVPKENIASMRNRGWELNLNWADQFTLAKSEFNYGIRFNLSDYNSVITDYYNPTNYLVDYYKGQQLGEIWGLNTLGYFATDEEAKNGALLNTSGYRAYAAAGTIKFEDVNGDGVISYGSRTLDNPGDYKIIGNTTPRYQYGITLNGGWKGFDLNAFFRGVGKRDIYPGAEAVNFWGPYNRKYQVMLKHTVEERWTPENPDAYFPRPQGYLALASNDLGQNQTKYLQNAAFFRLKSLTLGYTIPERLTRKVKLGGLRMYVTGQNLWEKTKLHFSLDPEGLTKDPDANQGSVGLGTAYPVQRVYAFGFELKF from the coding sequence ATGACGAACAATTCCTTCACCAGGGTTTGCCTTTGGGGTATGGCGGTGCTTTTTCAAATGGCCACGTTGCTCATGCCCGTCACCGGCTCGCTCGCCCAGCTTGTTTCCAAGAAAAAAGACCTTTACGAAAAGACCCGGGTAAAGTCCCCGCACGCGGCAATGATCACTATGCAAATGCAGCAGGTTACGGTAAGCGAGGCATTACAGGAGATTTCAAGACTGACTAAATCAGGCTTGCTGGTCAACCCGCAGTCGCTGCCGGAAAAGCGGATCAGCGTCTCCCTGAAAAACGCTTCGCTGGAAAAAGCCCTTTCAGAAGTTTTAAGAGGCAGCGACCTCGAAGCGCGGGTTAACGGAGAGGGGGACATTATCGTTAAAAAAAGAATCGCAAATGCGCCAGCCGCAAAAATTACCGCCGACCGGCAGATCCGCGGAACGGTGACGGACAGTGTGGCCAACGAAGTGTTGCCCGGCGTGAATATCCTCATTGCCGGAACGGGCATAGGTACCACTACCGACAGCAAAGGCGTGTTTTCACTTGATATTCCCGAATCCGGGCCGGTAAAGCTGGTGTTCTCATTTGTAGGTTTTATCAGTAAAGAGGTCACCGTACAGGAAAGCCAGGTTTCCCTCAGCATGTTACTCAGCCCCGCGAACGAATCGTTGAGCGAGGTGGTAGTGGTAGGGTATGGCACGCAGAAAAAGGTCAACCTGACCGGTGCCGTGGACCAGATCAGCAGCAAAAACCTGTCAGCTTTGCAGGTGAATACGATTGGAGAAGCATTGCAGGGACAAATTCCCGGTGTATTTGTGGACATAGCCGACGGGAAACCAGGGCGTTTCGCTTCATTTAACATTCGCGGAAATACCTCCATCAATGGCGGAAGCCCGCTGATCGTCATCGATGGCGTGCCGCAAACCGGTAACGACCTTAACAACATTTCGCCTTATGATATTGAGGATATTTCCATTCTGAAAGACGCGGCTTCCACGGCAATTTACGGCGCGCGGGCTTCTTTCGGGGTAATCCTTGTTACCACCAAGCGCGGTAAGAAAGGCAAGCTGAATGTGCAGTACAACAACTATTTCGGGGTAAGCCGCGCCACGCGTGTACCTGAGGTTTACGATAATCCGGTCGATTATATTTCGATCAATGAAAACGAGTTCAACGGAAATATCGGCCAGACGTATTTTACCGACGCCCAGGTTGAATATCCCTACCAGGTAGCCCAGGACCCTTCACTGCCGCATGCGCAGGTACAAATGATCGGCGGTCGCTCCAATTTGCTGCTGGGCGGGGAAGTCCATAATTATTACAAAGAATGGCTGCGCAAGTACACGCCAAAACAAAACCACAGGTTGAGCCTCAGCGGTGGCGACGAGAAATTCCAGTACTACCTTTCGGGCGACTTCAATACGGAGGAGGGCGCCATTAAATTTAAACCGGAGAAAATCAAAAGGTATACCCTGCGCTCAAACCTCACTTACAAGCTGAACGATCACATTTCGCTTTTCAACAATACGACATTTATCAAGCGCACCGAAGAGCACCCCAATCAGTATTTGTACGGTTTTACATCCAATGTGTATCGCTTTATCGAAAACTCACATCCGATGATGCCTGAGTATGTCGACATCGACGGCAAGCAGGTGCCCACGGATATTGGTTTTTATAAGGAGTTTCTGAGGGACAAGTCGGGCATTGAGGAAGGTGTTCACGATGTAAAAACGACTTTGGGGGCAGACGTTTCTCTGTTGAAAAACACATTGAAATTTCACCTGGACGGAACCTACCAGTTTGGCAATACCAATATACTCCGCTGGTGGGACAACAAGGGACCTTACCTTTCAAACTCCTTCAATAACCGCAACATCGTGCTCGATGCCTATGCGGATGCGGGACCGCCGAAAGTTTACCGCAGCATGTGGCGTACCATTACCGGAAACGTCAATGCCTATGGAAGTTACTCCAAAGTGACCGGCAAACATGACGCGACTTTGCTCGTCGGCTACAACCAGGAGAGCTACGACTACCTGTACAGCTACGCCGAACACCAGAATCCGCTCGACGTGGAGCAAAAGTCGCTCAACCTGGCCACGGGCGCGTTCAGTGCCAGCGACGAAGACAGCCGGAATGCTTCGCGAAGCATGTTTTCGAGGCTGATGTACAATTACGACGGGAAATACCTCTTTGAAATGAACGGAAGCTATTTCCTCTCGTCGAAGTTTGCGAAAGAAAACCGGGGACACGTGTTCCTGGCCGGATCGGCTGCCTGGCGGATCTCGGAGGAAAAGTTTTTTGACCCGATCAAAAATGCGGTCAATAACCTGAAAGTACGGGTTTCATATGGTTCGATCGGAAATTCCAACATCGGCTCGTACGATTACATCCCCATTATGGAAGTAGTACAATCGCCCTACACGCTGGAAGGGACGCGCGTGAACTATACCCGTAATCCCCTTCCCAAATCGGCCAATTTTACCTGGGAAACGGTGGAAACTGCCAACTTTGGCCTCGACTTCGGGTTTCTCAGAAACAGACTGAACGGTACCCTGGATATTTACCAGCGGAACACCAGAAATATGCTGGCCAACTACCGTTCCCTGCCTTCGGTTTTCGGGGCAACGGTGCCGAAGGAAAATATTGCTTCCATGCGGAACCGCGGCTGGGAGCTGAACCTCAACTGGGCGGATCAGTTCACATTGGCGAAAAGCGAATTCAATTACGGGATCCGGTTCAATTTATCGGACTACAATTCTGTGATCACCGATTACTATAACCCGACCAACTACCTGGTGGATTACTATAAAGGCCAGCAGCTGGGCGAGATCTGGGGGCTGAACACGCTGGGTTACTTCGCTACCGACGAGGAAGCCAAAAATGGTGCATTGCTGAATACCAGCGGCTACCGGGCATATGCCGCCGCCGGAACGATCAAATTCGAAGATGTAAACGGAGATGGTGTCATCAGCTATGGTTCACGGACGCTGGATAATCCCGGTGATTACAAGATCATCGGCAATACTACGCCGCGTTATCAATATGGCATCACATTGAATGGAGGCTGGAAAGGTTTTGACCTGAATGCATTTTTCCGTGGCGTGGGCAAGCGCGACATTTATCCCGGGGCCGAAGCCGTCAATTTCTGGGGACCTTATAACCGCAAGTACCAGGTGATGCTGAAACACACTGTAGAAGAACGCTGGACGCCTGAAAATCCGGACGCCTATTTCCCCCGCCCGCAGGGTTACCTGGCACTGGCGAGTAATGATCTGGGCCAAAATCAAACCAAATACCTTCAAAATGCGGCATTCTTCCGACTGAAAAGTCTGACGCTGGGCTACACCATTCCGGAGCGATTGACCAGAAAAGTAAAGCTGGGGGGCTTGCGGATGTATGTTACCGGACAAAATCTCTGGGAGAAAACCAAGCTGCATTTCAGCCTTGATCCCGAAGGCTTAACGAAAGATCCTGATGCGAATCAGGGCAGCGTCGGCCTGGGTACTGCCTATCCCGTGCAGCGTGTGTATGCATTTGGTTTTGAGTTAAAATTCTGA